A part of Gadus morhua chromosome 17, gadMor3.0, whole genome shotgun sequence genomic DNA contains:
- the LOC115529960 gene encoding cyclin-dependent kinase-like 2 produces MEMYETLGIMGEGSYGRVLKCRQRATGRLVAVKKFIDSDHDPGVRRTAQREIHILRGLRHDNLVMLLDAWRYRRRWYLVFEFVERTVLEDLERNPGGLDPGLAKQYLYQILSALAFCHQNNVIHRDVKPENILVSPGGVAKLCDFGFARRVAAASGGRGGYTDYVATRWYRAPELLVGDSHYGKPVDVWAVGCVYVELVTGHALFPGHSDLDQLYRLIRCFGCSTERQQQMFYRNPAFSGLRFPRCAAREPLDSRDPKIKHAVLQLLQLCLHMDPELRAQSSDLLHNPMFTTRFVEELLSRIQKERGDCSVLPVRNVSRGDRTEREEGRRTGLHQDLGKREEVEEGDEKMRVKLRNRLNQKPSRPSLEGEGLLAPPSGPEPTAPRPGEKAGKGLSTPRAGGSRKNLVLSKPVKALVSRICSLPSIYKTRRTCVTHRKQNSTHNRRLAMPAKDSLEYLATTGRLKPLRSAEVETIQEPDVASSLKLSQTSRDSEVEAMKVDLYLKPNRKAPTDTQTRGRPPSSAAYVLTSTSVTPCATKTPGGQVALKHFILGSTCPLETHTSMDPTSSESPKTSRSSSPKASEGPETSSTLKFRVGLETASSLKSPQGLETASSLKAPEGPKTSFSLKAPEGPDSSFFPRLQKSPKYTVPLQEP; encoded by the exons ATGGAGATGTACGAGACGCTAGGCATCATGGGAGAGGGGAGCTACGGCCGGGTTCTGAAGTGTCGACAGAGGGCCACGGGTCGGCTGGTGGCGGTGAAGAAGTTTATAGACTCAGACCATGACCCCGGTGTGAGGAGAACCGCTCAGAGAGAGATCCACATACTGAGG GGTCTTCGCCATGACAACCTGGTGATGCTATTGGACGCCTGGCGGTATCGGCGGCGCTGGTATCTGGTGTTCGAGTTTGTGGAGCGGACGGTTCTGGAAGACCTGGAGCGGAACCCTGGTGGACTGGATCCAGGGCTGGCCAAGCAGTACCTCTATCAGATCCTGTCTGCCCTCGCCTTCTGTCACCAGAACAAC GTCATCCACCGCGACGTCAAACCGGAGAACATTCTGGTTTCGCCGGGGGGCGTGGCCAAGCTGTGTGACTTTGGGTTTGCCCGCCGTGTGGCCGCGGcctcgggggggaggggcgggtaCACGGACTATGTAGCGACGCGCTGGTACCGCGCCCCTGAACTCCTGGTGGGAGACTCGCACTACGGAAA accagTAGATGTGTGGGCAGTgggatgtgtgtatgtagagTTGGTGACAGGACATGCTCTGTTCCCTGGACACTCTGACCTGGACCAGCTGTACCGGCTGATACGCTGCTTTG GATGTTCTACAGAGCGACAGCAGCAGATGTTCTACAGGAACCCTGCATTCTCCGGTCTCCGGTTCCCTCGCTGTGCCGCCAGAGAGCCTCTTGATAGCAGGGACCCCAAGATAAAACACGCCGTACTACAGCTGTTGCAG TTGTGTCTCCATATGGACCCAGAACTAAGAGCCCAGAGCTCCGATCTACTGCACAACCCGATGTTCACCACTAG GTTTGTGGAGGAGCTCTTGTCTAGGATCCAGAAAGAGCGGGGAGACTGCTCTGTCCTGCCCGTCAGGAACGTCTCCCGGGGGGACagaacggagagagaggagggcaggaGGACTGGACTGCACCAGGACCTG GGAAAAcgagaggaggtggaagaaggagaCGAGAAGATGAGGGTCAAACTGAGAAACAGGCTGAATCAAAAACCCAGTAGACCCAGTCTAGAAGGAGAAGGGCTACTGGCCCCACCTTCAGGACCCGAACCCACGGCACCACGGCCAGGAGAGAAGGCTGGTAAGGGACTATCTACACCCAGAGCAGGGGGGTCCAGGAAGAATTTGGTCCTCTCCAAGCCAGTAAAAGCTCTGGTGTCGAGGATTTGTTCTTTACCCTCCATCTACAAGACCAGGAGAACCTGTGTCACACATAGGAAACAGAATTCTACACACAACAGACGGTTGGCAATGCCAGCCAAAGACAGTTTGGAGTACCTCGCGACAACAGGCCGTTTAAAACCTCTGAGATCTGCAGAGGTTGAAACAATCCAGGAGCCAGATGTTGCTTCATCTCTGAAGCTTTCCCAAACATCAAGAGACAGCGAGGTAGAAGCTATGAAGGTCGATCTCTATTTAAAGCCAAACAGAAAAGCTcctacagatacacagacaagAGGACGGCCACCTTCCTCTGCTGCTTACGTTCTAACCTCTACCTCCGTTACCCCTTGCGCTACAAAGACACCCGGGGGCCAGGTGGCTCTGAAGCACTTCATACTGGGCTCCACCTGTCCTCTAGAGACTCACACCTCCATGgaccctacctcctcagagagtcctaAGACCTCTCGCTCATCCTCCCCGAAGGCTTCAGAAGGTCCTGAGACCTCATCTACCCTGAAGTTTAGAGTAGGTCTAGAGACCGCATCCTCCCTGAAGTCTCCACAAGGTCTAGAGACCGCATCCTCCCTGAAGGCTCCAGAAGGACCTAAGACCTCATTCTCCCTGAAGGCTCCAGAAGGACCTGACAGCTCATTCTTCCCGAGGCTCCAGAAGAGTCCTAAGTACACAGTGCCCCTGCAGGAACCATGA
- the txk gene encoding tyrosine-protein kinase TXK isoform X2 — translation MIQSNQFIFCCCCVVQSSNHMEMDERRSSTCFQLQIYPGRARREDRSRRRLPPTPPIEEDYEDQGLLRVVATCDLMEKDDTDLRLIKGEEYTILHKQTQHRWRAQDRMGNRGFIPSNYVKEMVSMDANLWCCNITRTEAEYLLRQEDKEGGYVLRTSSHQGLYTVSVYSKTAGFSCIRHYQIKHTDSGQFFLAEKYTFGSIPEVITYHQHNAAEKWEIDLSELTILDEVGSGQFGVVRLGMWKGQGKVAIKAVKENTMHDEDFIEEAKVMMRMDHPQLVKLYGVCLKQQPLMLVTEFMDNGCLLNFLRQRGRTVGGAWLLSTCQDICQGMTYLERHNYLHRDLAARNCLVDHQQKVKVSDFGMTRYVLDNQYTSSIGCKFPVKWSPPEVLHFSKYSSKSDVWSFGVVMWEVYSEGRIPFENHSNQEVVENISRGVRLYRPHRATSQIYNTMYRCWHETPLGRPTFSELLEQLNDIEE, via the exons ATGATTCAGTCCA ATCAATTCatattctgctgctgctgtgtggtcCAAAGCAG TAACCACATGGAGATGGATGAAAGAAGGTCCTCTACGTGTTTCCAGTTGCAGATCTACCCAGGACGTGCTCGCAGG gaAGACCGGTCACGAAGgcgcctcccccccacccctcccattGAGGAGGATTACGAGGACCAGGGGTTGCTAAGGGTGGTTGCTACGTGTGACTTAATGGAGAAGGACGACACAGACCTCAGACTCATtaag GGAGAAGAGTACACCATTcttcacaaacagacacagcaCCGGTGGAGAGCTCAGGACAGAAtggg CAACAGAGGCTTCATCCCCAGTAACTACGTGAAGGAGATGGTCTCTATGGACGCCAATTT gtgGTGCTGTAACATCACCAGAACCGAAGCAGAATACCTCCTCAGACAAGAG gatAAGGAGGGTGGTTATGTATTGCGGACCTCCAGCCATCAGGGGCTCTACACTGTGTCTGTCTACAGTAAGACTGCGGG GTTTAGCTGTATCAGGCACTACCAGATCAAGCACACAGACTCAGGTCAATTCTTCCTGGCTGAGAAATACACCTTCGGGTCCATCCCTGAAGTGATCACCTACCACCAGCACAACGCCGCAG AGAAGTGGGAGATTGATCTCAGTGAGCTGACCATCCTTGATGAGGTGGgcagcggtcagttcggtgtgGTGCGGCTGGGGATGTGGAAAGGGCAGGGCAAGGTGGCCATCAAGGCTGTGAAGGAGAACACCATGCACGACGAGGACTTTATTGAGGAGGCCAAGGTCATGAT GAGGATGGACCATCCCCAGTTGGTAAAGCTATACGGAGTGTGCCTGAAACAGCAGCCCCTGATGCTGGTCACAGAGTTCATGGACAACGGCTGCCTGCTCAACTTCCTTCGCCAGAGGGGCAGGACCGTGGGAGGGGCGTGGCTTCTGTCCACCTGTCAGGACATCTGCCAGGGCATGACCTACCTGGAGAGACACAACTACCTACACCGAGACCTG GCCGCCAGGAACTGTTTGGTGGACCACCAGCAGAAGGTGAAGGTCAGCGACTTTGGCATGACCAG GTATGTTCTAGATAACCAGTACACCAGCTCTATTGGCTGTAAGTTCCCAGTGAAGTGGTCGCCCCCAGAGGTTCTGCATTTCAGCAAATACAGCAGCAAGTCTGACGTCTGGTCCttcg gggtGGTGATGTGGGAGGTGTATTCAGAAGGCCGGATCCCGTTTGAGAATCATTCAaaccaggaggtggtggagaacaTCTCTAGAGGAGTCAGACTCTACAGACCTCATAGAGCGACCTCACAGATATACAACACCATGTACCGATGCTGGCACGAG ACGCCACTGGGCCGCCCAACCTTCAGTGAGCTGCTGGAGCAGTTGAACGACATAGAAGAGTAA
- the txk gene encoding tyrosine-protein kinase TXK isoform X1, which translates to MIQSNQFIFCCCCVVQSSNHMEMDERRSSTCFQLQIYPGRARREDRSRRRLPPTPPIEEDYEDQGLLRVVATCDLMEKDDTDLRLIKGEEYTILHKQTQHRWRAQDRMGNRGFIPSNYVKEMVSMDANLWCCNITRTEAEYLLRQEDKEGGYVLRTSSHQGLYTVSVYSKTAGFSCIRHYQIKHTDSGQFFLAEKYTFGSIPEVITYHQHNAAGLVTRLRYLISPMRRSLPIAGFSSEKWEIDLSELTILDEVGSGQFGVVRLGMWKGQGKVAIKAVKENTMHDEDFIEEAKVMMRMDHPQLVKLYGVCLKQQPLMLVTEFMDNGCLLNFLRQRGRTVGGAWLLSTCQDICQGMTYLERHNYLHRDLAARNCLVDHQQKVKVSDFGMTRYVLDNQYTSSIGCKFPVKWSPPEVLHFSKYSSKSDVWSFGVVMWEVYSEGRIPFENHSNQEVVENISRGVRLYRPHRATSQIYNTMYRCWHETPLGRPTFSELLEQLNDIEE; encoded by the exons ATGATTCAGTCCA ATCAATTCatattctgctgctgctgtgtggtcCAAAGCAG TAACCACATGGAGATGGATGAAAGAAGGTCCTCTACGTGTTTCCAGTTGCAGATCTACCCAGGACGTGCTCGCAGG gaAGACCGGTCACGAAGgcgcctcccccccacccctcccattGAGGAGGATTACGAGGACCAGGGGTTGCTAAGGGTGGTTGCTACGTGTGACTTAATGGAGAAGGACGACACAGACCTCAGACTCATtaag GGAGAAGAGTACACCATTcttcacaaacagacacagcaCCGGTGGAGAGCTCAGGACAGAAtggg CAACAGAGGCTTCATCCCCAGTAACTACGTGAAGGAGATGGTCTCTATGGACGCCAATTT gtgGTGCTGTAACATCACCAGAACCGAAGCAGAATACCTCCTCAGACAAGAG gatAAGGAGGGTGGTTATGTATTGCGGACCTCCAGCCATCAGGGGCTCTACACTGTGTCTGTCTACAGTAAGACTGCGGG GTTTAGCTGTATCAGGCACTACCAGATCAAGCACACAGACTCAGGTCAATTCTTCCTGGCTGAGAAATACACCTTCGGGTCCATCCCTGAAGTGATCACCTACCACCAGCACAACGCCGCAG gtctagTTACTCGATTGCGGTATCTGATTTCTCCAATGAGAAGGTCTCTTCCTATTGCTGGTTTCAGCTcag AGAAGTGGGAGATTGATCTCAGTGAGCTGACCATCCTTGATGAGGTGGgcagcggtcagttcggtgtgGTGCGGCTGGGGATGTGGAAAGGGCAGGGCAAGGTGGCCATCAAGGCTGTGAAGGAGAACACCATGCACGACGAGGACTTTATTGAGGAGGCCAAGGTCATGAT GAGGATGGACCATCCCCAGTTGGTAAAGCTATACGGAGTGTGCCTGAAACAGCAGCCCCTGATGCTGGTCACAGAGTTCATGGACAACGGCTGCCTGCTCAACTTCCTTCGCCAGAGGGGCAGGACCGTGGGAGGGGCGTGGCTTCTGTCCACCTGTCAGGACATCTGCCAGGGCATGACCTACCTGGAGAGACACAACTACCTACACCGAGACCTG GCCGCCAGGAACTGTTTGGTGGACCACCAGCAGAAGGTGAAGGTCAGCGACTTTGGCATGACCAG GTATGTTCTAGATAACCAGTACACCAGCTCTATTGGCTGTAAGTTCCCAGTGAAGTGGTCGCCCCCAGAGGTTCTGCATTTCAGCAAATACAGCAGCAAGTCTGACGTCTGGTCCttcg gggtGGTGATGTGGGAGGTGTATTCAGAAGGCCGGATCCCGTTTGAGAATCATTCAaaccaggaggtggtggagaacaTCTCTAGAGGAGTCAGACTCTACAGACCTCATAGAGCGACCTCACAGATATACAACACCATGTACCGATGCTGGCACGAG ACGCCACTGGGCCGCCCAACCTTCAGTGAGCTGCTGGAGCAGTTGAACGACATAGAAGAGTAA
- the txk gene encoding tyrosine-protein kinase Tec isoform X3 → MIQSNQFIFCCCCVVQSSNHMEMDERRSSTCFQLQIYPGRARREDRSRRRLPPTPPIEEDYEDQGLLRVVATCDLMEKDDTDLRLIKGEEYTILHKQTQHRWRAQDRMGNRGFIPSNYVKEMVSMDANLWCCNITRTEAEYLLRQEDKEGGYVLRTSSHQGLYTVSVYSKTAGFSCIRHYQIKHTDSGQFFLAEKYTFGSIPEVITYHQHNAAGLVTRLRYLISPMRRSLPIAGFSSEKWEIDLSELTILDEVGSGQFGVVRLGMWKGQGKVAIKAVKENTMHDEDFIEEAKVMMRMDHPQLVKLYGVCLKQQPLMLVTEFMDNGCLLNFLRQRGRTVGGAWLLSTCQDICQGMTYLERHNYLHRDLAARNCLVDHQQKVKVSDFGMTRYVLDNQYTIVNVQCVLFYYRYVLDNQYVIVTVKCVLCY, encoded by the exons ATGATTCAGTCCA ATCAATTCatattctgctgctgctgtgtggtcCAAAGCAG TAACCACATGGAGATGGATGAAAGAAGGTCCTCTACGTGTTTCCAGTTGCAGATCTACCCAGGACGTGCTCGCAGG gaAGACCGGTCACGAAGgcgcctcccccccacccctcccattGAGGAGGATTACGAGGACCAGGGGTTGCTAAGGGTGGTTGCTACGTGTGACTTAATGGAGAAGGACGACACAGACCTCAGACTCATtaag GGAGAAGAGTACACCATTcttcacaaacagacacagcaCCGGTGGAGAGCTCAGGACAGAAtggg CAACAGAGGCTTCATCCCCAGTAACTACGTGAAGGAGATGGTCTCTATGGACGCCAATTT gtgGTGCTGTAACATCACCAGAACCGAAGCAGAATACCTCCTCAGACAAGAG gatAAGGAGGGTGGTTATGTATTGCGGACCTCCAGCCATCAGGGGCTCTACACTGTGTCTGTCTACAGTAAGACTGCGGG GTTTAGCTGTATCAGGCACTACCAGATCAAGCACACAGACTCAGGTCAATTCTTCCTGGCTGAGAAATACACCTTCGGGTCCATCCCTGAAGTGATCACCTACCACCAGCACAACGCCGCAG gtctagTTACTCGATTGCGGTATCTGATTTCTCCAATGAGAAGGTCTCTTCCTATTGCTGGTTTCAGCTcag AGAAGTGGGAGATTGATCTCAGTGAGCTGACCATCCTTGATGAGGTGGgcagcggtcagttcggtgtgGTGCGGCTGGGGATGTGGAAAGGGCAGGGCAAGGTGGCCATCAAGGCTGTGAAGGAGAACACCATGCACGACGAGGACTTTATTGAGGAGGCCAAGGTCATGAT GAGGATGGACCATCCCCAGTTGGTAAAGCTATACGGAGTGTGCCTGAAACAGCAGCCCCTGATGCTGGTCACAGAGTTCATGGACAACGGCTGCCTGCTCAACTTCCTTCGCCAGAGGGGCAGGACCGTGGGAGGGGCGTGGCTTCTGTCCACCTGTCAGGACATCTGCCAGGGCATGACCTACCTGGAGAGACACAACTACCTACACCGAGACCTG GCCGCCAGGAACTGTTTGGTGGACCACCAGCAGAAGGTGAAGGTCAGCGACTTTGGCATGACCAGGTATGTTCT AGATAACCAGTACACCATAGTCAATGTACAGTGTGTTCTATTTTACTACAGGTATGTTCTGGATAACCAGTACGTCATAGTCACTGTAAAGTGTGTTCTATGTTATTAA